From one Simplicispira suum genomic stretch:
- a CDS encoding FAD-dependent oxidoreductase: protein MTTTAPARCDLLIIGAGPAGMAAALAAAESGMRIVVVDDNPAPGGQIWRNGPGVQLPPLARQHREGLARHANIEVLSGTRVVGLGDRANTGDAAALILENATRGWTQHASRLILCTGARELLLPFPGWTLPGVTGAGGLQALIKAGLDVRGQRIVIAGTGPLLLAAASTARKAGAQVLRVAEHTSWGALAAFAAQLVRWPAKAWQAPTLLRPSLRANAHVLEALGNTQVEAVRLQRGSRTEQLECERIACGFGLVPNTHLGQMLGCTLGERHGLQVDAGMRTTVPGIYAAGECTGFGGSERALVQGAMAGHAAAGEADAAQALQNQLARWNAFADALHRHFPLRAETLAALPRPDTFVCRCEDVAHGVLRQRSNWIDAKLHTRCGMGACQGRICGAAAQVLYGWTPQPARHLLSPARIATLADAGGKPSHESATQT, encoded by the coding sequence ATGACCACGACAGCACCCGCACGCTGCGACCTGCTCATCATTGGCGCCGGACCGGCCGGCATGGCCGCTGCGCTGGCGGCTGCGGAGAGCGGCATGCGCATCGTTGTCGTGGACGACAACCCGGCGCCCGGCGGTCAGATCTGGCGCAACGGCCCCGGCGTGCAACTTCCGCCACTGGCACGCCAGCACCGCGAGGGCCTTGCGCGCCACGCCAATATCGAAGTGCTGAGCGGCACCCGCGTGGTGGGCCTGGGCGACCGCGCCAACACAGGCGACGCAGCCGCCCTGATCCTTGAGAACGCCACGCGCGGCTGGACGCAGCACGCCAGCCGCCTGATCCTCTGCACCGGCGCGCGCGAACTGCTGCTGCCCTTCCCCGGCTGGACGCTGCCCGGTGTCACCGGCGCAGGCGGCCTGCAAGCCCTCATCAAGGCCGGGCTGGACGTGCGCGGCCAGCGCATCGTTATCGCCGGCACCGGCCCGCTGCTGCTGGCCGCAGCAAGCACAGCGCGCAAGGCCGGGGCGCAGGTGCTGCGCGTGGCCGAACACACGTCCTGGGGCGCCCTCGCCGCCTTTGCCGCGCAACTGGTTCGCTGGCCCGCCAAGGCGTGGCAGGCGCCCACGCTGCTGCGCCCAAGCCTGCGCGCCAACGCCCACGTGCTCGAAGCCCTGGGCAACACCCAAGTCGAGGCGGTGCGCCTGCAGCGCGGCAGCCGCACGGAGCAGTTGGAGTGCGAGCGCATTGCCTGCGGCTTTGGCCTGGTGCCCAACACGCATCTGGGGCAAATGCTGGGCTGCACACTTGGAGAACGCCACGGCCTGCAGGTGGATGCAGGGATGCGAACCACGGTGCCCGGCATCTACGCCGCTGGCGAATGCACGGGCTTTGGCGGCAGCGAGCGCGCGCTGGTGCAAGGCGCCATGGCGGGCCACGCCGCCGCAGGCGAGGCCGACGCCGCCCAAGCCTTGCAAAACCAACTCGCACGCTGGAATGCATTTGCCGACGCGTTGCACCGGCACTTTCCGCTGCGGGCCGAGACCTTGGCCGCCCTGCCCCGGCCCGATACCTTCGTCTGCCGCTGCGAAGACGTGGCGCACGGCGTGCTGCGGCAGCGCAGCAACTGGATCGACGCCAAGCTGCACACGCGCTGCGGCATGGGCGCCTGCCAGGGCCGCATATGCGGCGCGGCCGCGCAAGTGCTGTACGGCTGGACGCCGCAGCCCGCACGGCACCTTCTCTCACCAGCACGCATCGCCACACTGGCTGACGCTGGCGGCAAACCATCCCATGAAAGTGCTACTCAGACATGA
- a CDS encoding 2Fe-2S iron-sulfur cluster-binding protein — protein MSPAIPMVEVQLGEAWVRVPAGSSAVAVLAQQPPGRTRLSVTGQWRAPLCGMGVCHECRVLIDGRERLACQTICEDGMHIATSTAQSAGAA, from the coding sequence ATGAGCCCCGCCATCCCCATGGTCGAAGTGCAGCTGGGCGAGGCGTGGGTGCGCGTGCCCGCAGGCAGCAGCGCGGTCGCTGTCCTCGCGCAGCAGCCACCGGGCCGCACACGCCTGTCCGTTACCGGGCAGTGGCGTGCGCCCCTGTGCGGCATGGGCGTGTGCCACGAATGCCGCGTGCTGATCGATGGCCGCGAGCGCCTGGCGTGCCAAACGATTTGCGAAGACGGCATGCACATTGCGACCAGCACCGCACAATCCGCAGGTGCCGCATGA
- a CDS encoding 4-hydroxyproline epimerase, with translation MQRIQIIDSHTGGEPTRLVVDGFPDLGTGSMVERRALLAAEHDRWRTATVLEPRGNDVIVGALLCPPVDARNAAGVVFFNNSGYLGMCGHGTIGLVASLAHMGRIQPGVHGIETPVGTVQTTLHEDGSVSVRNVPAHRLHHQMTLQVPGYGPVTGDVAWGGNWFFLMTKHQQRVESKNLAALTAFALAVQQALADQGVRGSDGGLIDHIELFADDAEADSRNFVLCPGGAYDRSPCGTGTSAKLACLAADGKLQPGQVWRQASIIGSQFEASYAMEGEQLIPTLRGRAFMSAEATLLIEPGDPFGWGIQL, from the coding sequence ATGCAACGCATCCAAATCATCGACTCCCACACCGGTGGCGAGCCCACCCGTCTGGTGGTGGACGGCTTCCCGGACCTGGGCACCGGCAGCATGGTCGAGCGCCGCGCTCTGTTGGCGGCCGAGCACGACCGCTGGCGAACGGCTACCGTGTTGGAGCCGCGCGGCAACGATGTGATCGTCGGCGCGCTGCTCTGCCCGCCGGTAGATGCGCGCAACGCTGCCGGCGTCGTGTTCTTCAACAACAGCGGCTACCTTGGCATGTGCGGGCACGGCACCATTGGCCTGGTCGCGTCGCTGGCCCACATGGGCCGCATCCAGCCCGGCGTGCATGGCATCGAAACCCCCGTGGGCACGGTTCAGACCACGCTGCACGAGGACGGCTCGGTCAGCGTGCGCAACGTGCCAGCCCACCGCCTGCACCACCAAATGACCTTGCAAGTGCCGGGGTATGGCCCGGTGACCGGCGACGTGGCCTGGGGCGGCAACTGGTTCTTCCTGATGACAAAGCACCAGCAGCGCGTGGAAAGCAAGAACCTGGCAGCACTCACCGCCTTTGCCCTCGCCGTGCAACAAGCGTTAGCAGACCAAGGCGTGCGTGGCAGCGACGGTGGGCTGATTGACCACATCGAACTGTTTGCCGACGACGCAGAGGCCGACAGCCGCAACTTTGTGCTCTGCCCCGGCGGCGCCTACGACCGCTCGCCCTGCGGTACCGGCACCAGCGCCAAGCTCGCCTGCCTGGCAGCCGACGGCAAACTGCAACCGGGCCAGGTGTGGCGTCAGGCCAGCATCATCGGCAGCCAATTCGAAGCCAGCTACGCCATGGAAGGCGAGCAGCTCATTCCCACGCTGCGCGGCCGCGCCTTCATGAGCGCCGAGGCCACGCTGCTGATCGAGCCGGGCGACCCGTTTGGCTGGGGCATTCAGCTCTAA
- a CDS encoding branched-chain amino acid ABC transporter substrate-binding protein has protein sequence MKFAISSTAVLVALAFAGPVHAQNQVITIGHSGPLSGPNAFAGKDNENGVRMAVEELNAKKIKVGGKTLEFKLDSEDDQCDARAGVSVAQKFVDDGVKYVLGPYCSGVAIPASRVYSQGGTMVSTVGTNPKVTDNGYKNLFRIIASDTQIGSNMAIYAANVMKVKNVAVIDDRTAFGQGVADEFSKEAKKLGLNIVGQEFTTDKSTDFLAILTNLKAKKPEAIFFGGYAPQAAPMARQMKQLGIDAKLLGGDTLCSPEVGKLGGEAVNDTVFCAQGGTMLDKIDAGAAFKAKYKEHFKRDADAYAASYYDQTMLIGNAMAKADSVDPKKVGEYIYGNSYKGVAGTYAYDAKGNLKQAPITVSTFRNAVPVPLASY, from the coding sequence ATGAAATTTGCCATTTCCAGTACTGCAGTTCTTGTCGCCCTCGCCTTCGCCGGCCCGGTCCATGCACAAAACCAGGTGATCACCATCGGCCACAGCGGCCCGCTTTCTGGCCCGAACGCCTTCGCCGGCAAGGACAACGAAAACGGCGTGCGCATGGCGGTGGAAGAACTCAATGCCAAGAAGATCAAGGTCGGCGGCAAAACCCTTGAGTTCAAACTGGACTCCGAAGACGACCAGTGCGACGCACGCGCCGGCGTCAGCGTGGCGCAGAAGTTTGTCGACGACGGCGTGAAATACGTGCTCGGCCCGTATTGCTCCGGCGTGGCCATTCCTGCGTCGCGCGTTTACAGCCAGGGCGGCACCATGGTCTCCACCGTGGGCACCAATCCCAAGGTAACCGACAACGGCTACAAGAACCTGTTCCGGATCATTGCCAGCGACACGCAGATCGGCTCGAACATGGCCATCTACGCCGCCAACGTGATGAAGGTGAAGAACGTTGCCGTCATTGACGACCGCACCGCCTTTGGACAGGGCGTTGCCGACGAATTCTCCAAAGAAGCCAAGAAGCTCGGTCTGAACATCGTTGGCCAGGAATTCACCACCGACAAGTCGACCGACTTCCTCGCCATCCTGACCAACCTCAAGGCCAAAAAGCCCGAAGCCATTTTCTTCGGCGGCTACGCACCGCAAGCCGCGCCCATGGCGCGTCAGATGAAGCAATTGGGCATCGATGCCAAGCTGCTGGGCGGCGACACCCTGTGCAGCCCGGAAGTCGGCAAGCTCGGCGGCGAGGCCGTGAACGATACCGTGTTCTGCGCCCAGGGCGGCACCATGCTGGACAAGATCGATGCCGGTGCAGCCTTCAAGGCCAAGTACAAGGAGCATTTCAAGCGCGACGCGGACGCCTACGCAGCCTCGTACTACGACCAGACCATGCTGATCGGCAACGCCATGGCCAAGGCCGACTCGGTTGACCCCAAGAAGGTGGGCGAGTACATCTACGGCAACAGCTACAAGGGCGTTGCCGGTACCTACGCGTACGATGCCAAGGGCAACCTGAAGCAGGCCCCCATTACGGTGAGCACCTTCCGCAATGCGGTGCCCGTGCCACTCGCCAGCTACTGA
- a CDS encoding dihydrodipicolinate synthase family protein: MSNPRWQGIFPAITTKFHADESIDAEGTARHIDFQIRNGVHGLVTCGSLGEFSTLTLEEKLEVTRIAIEAAKGRVPVLANVSETSTREALRFIQGANALGVDGYMVMPSVIYVADAREAIANVRAMAEAAKKPIMVYNNPIAYRVDLKPEDFAQLADCEWVVAIKESCGDIRRVTDLRLALGDRFQLFLGVDDLAFEGLALGCDGLLAGVGCTFPRETVALYDLMKAGQYEEALKLYQWMTPLLHLDVSTKLVQNLKLIDLLVGTGTEHMRLPRMPVIGEERAFIERVVKKALETRPAKYQSVA; this comes from the coding sequence ATGAGCAATCCCCGCTGGCAAGGCATCTTCCCCGCCATCACCACCAAGTTCCACGCCGACGAGAGCATTGACGCCGAAGGCACGGCCCGGCACATTGATTTCCAGATTCGCAACGGCGTGCACGGCCTCGTCACCTGCGGTTCGCTGGGCGAGTTCAGCACGCTGACTCTGGAAGAAAAGCTCGAAGTCACGCGCATTGCCATAGAAGCAGCCAAGGGCCGGGTGCCGGTGCTGGCCAATGTGTCCGAGACCAGCACCCGCGAAGCTCTGCGCTTCATCCAGGGTGCCAATGCGCTGGGGGTTGACGGCTACATGGTCATGCCCTCGGTCATTTACGTGGCGGATGCGCGCGAAGCCATTGCCAACGTACGTGCCATGGCCGAAGCGGCCAAAAAGCCCATCATGGTTTACAACAACCCCATTGCCTACCGAGTGGACCTGAAGCCCGAGGATTTCGCCCAACTTGCCGACTGTGAATGGGTGGTCGCCATCAAGGAAAGCTGTGGCGACATTCGCCGCGTGACCGACCTGCGTCTGGCGCTGGGCGACCGCTTCCAGCTGTTCCTGGGTGTGGACGATCTGGCCTTTGAAGGTCTTGCGCTGGGCTGCGACGGCTTGCTCGCTGGCGTAGGCTGCACCTTCCCGCGCGAAACCGTGGCGTTGTACGACCTGATGAAGGCCGGCCAATACGAAGAAGCGCTCAAGCTCTACCAGTGGATGACGCCGCTGCTGCACCTGGACGTTTCGACCAAGCTGGTGCAGAACCTCAAGCTGATCGACCTGCTGGTCGGCACGGGCACCGAGCACATGCGCCTTCCCCGGATGCCGGTGATTGGCGAAGAGCGCGCGTTCATTGAGCGCGTCGTAAAGAAAGCACTGGAGACACGTCCGGCCAAGTACCAGTCCGTCGCCTGA
- the alaS gene encoding alanine--tRNA ligase → MTRPASVADIRKSFLDFFASKGHTVVPSSSLVPGNDPTLMFVNSGMVQFKDVFLGTDKRPYVRATSVQACLRAGGKHNDLENVGYTARHHTFFEMLGNWSFGDYFKRESLKWAWELLTEVYQLPPERLLATVYQEDDEAYDIWTKEIGLPPERVIRIGDNKGGRYKSDNFWMMADTGPCGPCSEIFYDHGEHIPGGPPGSPGEDGDRFIEIWNNVFMQFDMKEDGSVTPLPAPCVDTGMGLERLAAILQHVHSNYEIDLFDALIKAAARETGCGDLANPSLKVIADHIRATAFLVADGVIPGSEGRGYVQRRIIRRAIRHGYKLGQKTPFFHKLVADLAGLMGDAYPKLREQQSRITEVLKTEEERFFETLATGMEILDAALQGGVQQLPGDVAFKLHDTYGFPLDLSADVCRERGLTVDEAGFHAAMDKQKAQARAAGKFKMDKALDYAGELNQFTGYEQLSDTAKIVAIYVDGTSAAALKTGQNGVVVLSSTPFYAESGGQVGDQGVLTSGSARFAVDDTQKIRADVFGHHGTLAEGSLNVGDSVEAQVNAQIRAATMRNHSVTHLMHKALREVLGGHVQQKGSLVDADKTRFDFTHNAPVTDAQIREIEQRVNQEVLANQATQARVMDIESAQKTGATMLFGEKYGETVRVLDIGTSRELCGGTHVQRTGDIGFFTITAEGGVAAGVRRVEAVTGLNALAYVQGMESTLGGVAGTLKVAPGEVPARVGSLLEQMRGLEREMAALKGRLASAQGDDLVSQAVEVKGLKVLAAVLPGADAKTLRETMDKLKDKLKTAAIVLAAVDGGKVQIAAGVTADSLGRVKAGELVNFVAQQVGGKGGGKPDMAMAGGTDAAGVPAALASVPAWVAERL, encoded by the coding sequence ATGACACGCCCCGCTTCCGTTGCCGACATCCGAAAGAGTTTTCTGGACTTCTTTGCGTCCAAGGGCCACACGGTGGTGCCGTCCAGCTCGCTCGTACCCGGCAACGACCCGACGCTGATGTTCGTCAACTCCGGCATGGTGCAGTTCAAGGATGTATTCCTGGGCACCGACAAGCGCCCGTACGTGCGCGCCACCTCGGTACAGGCCTGCCTGCGCGCTGGCGGCAAACACAACGATCTGGAGAACGTTGGCTACACGGCGCGCCACCACACCTTCTTTGAGATGCTCGGCAACTGGAGCTTCGGCGACTACTTCAAACGCGAATCGCTCAAGTGGGCCTGGGAGCTGCTGACCGAGGTCTACCAACTGCCGCCCGAGCGCCTGCTGGCCACCGTGTACCAGGAGGACGACGAGGCTTACGACATCTGGACCAAAGAAATCGGCCTGCCGCCCGAGCGCGTGATCCGCATTGGCGACAACAAGGGCGGGCGTTACAAGAGCGACAACTTCTGGATGATGGCCGACACCGGCCCGTGTGGCCCGTGCAGCGAAATCTTCTATGACCACGGCGAGCACATCCCCGGCGGCCCGCCCGGCAGCCCCGGCGAAGACGGCGACCGCTTTATTGAAATCTGGAACAACGTGTTCATGCAGTTCGACATGAAGGAAGACGGCAGCGTCACGCCGCTGCCCGCGCCCTGCGTGGACACCGGCATGGGTCTGGAGCGCCTGGCCGCCATCCTGCAGCATGTGCACAGCAACTACGAAATTGACCTGTTTGACGCGCTGATCAAGGCCGCCGCGCGCGAGACGGGCTGCGGCGACCTCGCCAACCCCTCGCTCAAGGTGATTGCCGACCACATCCGCGCCACCGCTTTCCTGGTGGCCGATGGCGTCATTCCTGGCAGCGAAGGGCGCGGCTACGTGCAGCGGCGCATCATCCGCCGCGCCATCCGCCACGGCTACAAACTGGGCCAAAAGACGCCGTTCTTCCACAAGCTGGTGGCCGATCTGGCCGGTTTGATGGGCGACGCCTATCCCAAGTTGCGCGAGCAGCAGAGCCGCATTACCGAAGTGCTCAAGACCGAGGAGGAGCGCTTCTTTGAAACGCTGGCTACGGGCATGGAGATCCTGGATGCTGCCTTGCAGGGCGGCGTACAACAATTGCCTGGTGATGTGGCCTTCAAGCTGCACGATACCTACGGCTTTCCGCTCGACCTCTCGGCCGACGTGTGCCGTGAGCGTGGCCTCACGGTGGACGAAGCTGGTTTCCACGCCGCCATGGACAAGCAAAAAGCCCAGGCCCGCGCCGCCGGCAAGTTCAAGATGGACAAGGCGCTCGACTATGCCGGCGAGCTGAACCAGTTCACCGGCTACGAGCAGCTTTCGGATACTGCAAAAATCGTAGCTATCTACGTAGATGGGACAAGCGCTGCAGCCCTAAAAACCGGTCAAAACGGTGTGGTGGTGCTCAGCAGCACGCCTTTCTATGCCGAGAGCGGCGGCCAGGTGGGCGACCAGGGCGTGCTGACCAGCGGCTCGGCCCGCTTTGCGGTGGACGATACGCAGAAGATTCGCGCCGACGTCTTTGGCCACCACGGCACGCTCGCCGAAGGTAGCTTGAACGTAGGCGATAGCGTAGAGGCGCAGGTGAACGCGCAAATACGCGCCGCCACCATGCGCAACCACTCGGTTACGCACCTGATGCACAAGGCGCTGCGCGAAGTGCTGGGTGGCCATGTGCAGCAAAAGGGTAGCCTGGTGGATGCCGACAAAACGCGCTTTGACTTCACGCACAACGCACCCGTGACGGACGCGCAGATCCGCGAGATCGAGCAGCGCGTGAACCAGGAAGTTCTGGCCAACCAGGCCACACAGGCGCGCGTGATGGACATTGAATCGGCACAGAAGACCGGCGCCACCATGCTTTTTGGCGAGAAATACGGCGAGACGGTGCGCGTGCTCGACATTGGTACGAGCCGTGAGCTGTGCGGCGGCACCCATGTGCAGCGCACGGGTGACATCGGCTTTTTCACCATCACCGCAGAAGGCGGTGTTGCGGCGGGTGTGCGGCGGGTTGAGGCTGTCACCGGTCTCAATGCCCTGGCCTACGTGCAGGGTATGGAGAGTACGCTGGGCGGCGTTGCGGGCACGCTCAAGGTGGCCCCCGGCGAGGTGCCGGCGCGGGTTGGTTCGCTGCTGGAGCAGATGCGCGGCCTGGAGCGCGAAATGGCAGCGCTCAAGGGGCGTCTGGCCTCGGCCCAGGGCGACGACCTGGTGAGCCAGGCGGTGGAGGTCAAGGGTCTCAAGGTGCTGGCGGCCGTGCTGCCCGGTGCCGACGCCAAGACCTTGCGCGAGACCATGGACAAGCTCAAGGACAAGCTCAAGACCGCCGCCATCGTGCTCGCCGCTGTCGATGGTGGCAAAGTGCAGATTGCCGCTGGCGTGACTGCGGACAGTCTGGGCCGCGTCAAGGCCGGGGAGCTGGTGAACTTCGTGGCACAACAAGTTGGCGGCAAGGGCGGCGGCAAGCCGGACATGGCGATGGCGGGCGGCACGGATGCGGCGGGCGTCCCTGCGGCG